Proteins encoded together in one Gemmatimonadota bacterium window:
- a CDS encoding WYL domain-containing protein, which produces MTARTVDDAATQLRRLLIAIPALADDSPHRIADIATLVGVSEDTLAKDLRTLVTRFDDGPGGFLEGVRLAFDSDTVQLQSHIFRRPMGLTSSELAAVELGLAALARELPPHEAAVAERARERVVDAASGLDAASERPAAHAAQFVGSERDGMNLSILRTAVAGRNKASIVYRSGGAPAGSTRSVHPYGLVFSSGRWFLIGFCDKASTIRIFRLDRVLSAEVLAESADIPADVDVEGTLRSGRALLNTAEELLRVSYSPRIARWIAEHENVELQADGSVIVEHPLLDDVWAVRHVLQYGADARVLEPARIQTMVAERLSVVCGRT; this is translated from the coding sequence ATGACGGCTCGCACCGTTGACGACGCGGCCACGCAACTGCGGCGCCTGTTGATTGCCATCCCCGCACTGGCCGACGACAGTCCGCATCGCATTGCCGACATCGCCACTCTAGTTGGTGTCAGCGAAGACACTTTGGCAAAAGATCTGCGCACCCTCGTCACGCGCTTCGACGACGGGCCGGGCGGGTTCCTCGAGGGTGTACGGCTCGCGTTCGACAGCGATACCGTGCAACTGCAATCGCACATTTTTCGACGGCCCATGGGACTCACCTCCAGCGAACTCGCCGCGGTGGAGTTAGGTCTCGCCGCACTGGCACGGGAACTTCCGCCTCACGAGGCCGCCGTCGCTGAACGTGCGCGCGAGCGGGTAGTCGACGCCGCGAGCGGACTCGACGCCGCGTCAGAGCGGCCAGCGGCGCACGCAGCACAGTTCGTGGGATCGGAGCGGGATGGCATGAACCTGAGCATCCTGCGCACGGCTGTCGCCGGACGCAACAAAGCGTCGATTGTGTATCGGTCCGGCGGCGCGCCTGCCGGCAGCACGCGCAGCGTCCATCCGTACGGGCTCGTGTTCTCCAGCGGTCGCTGGTTTCTGATTGGATTCTGCGACAAGGCAAGCACTATTCGCATTTTCCGCCTTGACCGTGTGCTCTCCGCCGAAGTGCTCGCCGAGTCGGCCGATATCCCTGCCGACGTCGATGTGGAAGGAACGCTTCGCTCTGGCCGCGCTTTGCTGAATACCGCTGAGGAACTCCTGCGCGTGTCGTACAGTCCGCGCATCGCCCGGTGGATTGCCGAACATGAGAATGTTGAGTTGCAGGCGGACGGCAGCGTGATCGTCGAGCATCCGTTGCTCGACGATGTCTGGGCGGTACGACACGTGCTTCAGTACGGAGCAGACGCACGCGTGCTCGAGCCGGCGCGGATCCAAACGATGGTAGCGGAGCGGCTCAGCGTGGTGTGCGGGAGAACGTAG
- a CDS encoding WYL domain-containing protein, with the protein MPSAKRPAKVQRWMDVIVALLRFRYPISFETLSHEVPAYADPEQTTEARMRMFERDKDELRTFGVPIETVTDPSGVSSTYRLQSRAFYLPYLHVAEDGAPPSTPKRLSGLGYQGLPVLAFEPDELVMIARAANRVQQMQHPSLAADAATAVRKLAFDVPFVDGHAHEVMLQSSQDIHTDVLDILDTAVRRRKRLDIEYRSMERNANSERGIEPYGLIFLSGNWYLVARDITADALRHFRVSRISHAVMNPLKSQTPDFATPAGFDLWSHTKSRQAWELGDDDATQVTVRFDQSDRFAAAGAELGEAAGDDENCRRFVVRRPDAFVRWLLSFGGTATPVSPPSIGEALHALATSTATLYAEPSR; encoded by the coding sequence ATGCCCAGCGCCAAACGCCCAGCCAAAGTCCAGCGATGGATGGATGTCATCGTTGCACTCCTTCGATTCCGCTATCCGATTTCGTTCGAGACGCTGAGCCACGAAGTGCCAGCGTACGCCGATCCGGAGCAGACAACTGAAGCTCGGATGCGGATGTTTGAGCGGGACAAAGATGAACTCCGCACCTTTGGCGTTCCTATCGAGACCGTCACCGATCCCTCGGGCGTCTCCTCCACGTATCGGCTGCAGTCGCGCGCCTTTTACCTCCCCTACCTACACGTCGCAGAAGACGGCGCGCCCCCTAGCACACCAAAGCGACTCTCAGGACTCGGCTACCAAGGGCTCCCGGTGCTCGCATTTGAGCCGGACGAACTCGTGATGATCGCGCGCGCCGCAAATCGCGTGCAACAGATGCAACACCCGTCGCTCGCGGCCGACGCGGCCACGGCCGTGCGCAAGCTCGCATTCGACGTGCCGTTCGTCGACGGCCACGCGCACGAGGTGATGCTCCAGTCGTCCCAAGACATTCACACGGATGTTCTCGACATACTCGACACCGCAGTGCGTCGCCGCAAACGTCTCGACATCGAATATCGCTCCATGGAGCGCAACGCAAACAGTGAACGCGGCATAGAACCCTACGGCCTGATTTTTCTTTCTGGCAACTGGTATCTCGTCGCGCGCGATATCACCGCCGATGCCCTTCGGCACTTTCGGGTGAGTCGCATCTCCCACGCGGTCATGAATCCCCTCAAGTCGCAGACACCGGACTTCGCGACTCCCGCGGGATTCGATCTCTGGTCGCACACAAAATCGCGCCAAGCCTGGGAGCTTGGTGATGACGATGCCACGCAGGTCACCGTGCGATTCGATCAAAGCGATCGCTTTGCCGCCGCCGGCGCCGAACTCGGCGAAGCCGCCGGAGACGACGAGAACTGCCGGCGTTTCGTCGTGCGTCGTCCTGATGCATTCGTACGATGGTTGCTGTCCTTTGGGGGAACCGCGACTCCCGTGTCTCCGCCGTCTATCGGCGAGGCGCTCCACGCGCTCGCGACGTCTACCGCCACTCTTTACGCGGAACCCAGCCGATGA